The following nucleotide sequence is from Ignisphaera sp..
ACCTCGATCTCCACTACCCCAAATGGTTTAACCTCTGGCGTTTTGATGATAAGGTTGCTATATCTGAATTGTGTGTAGCTGAGGCCAAACCCAAATGGGAATAGTGGCTTTGCATCCAAGTCTATATAGTCTCTAAATGACGATGGCTTTCTGGAGTAGTATACCGGTACCTGTCCAACAGATTTTGGTATCGATACAGGGAGCCTCCCACCTGGCTCTGCATCACCGAAAAGTACCTCCGCGATTGCGTTTCCTCCCTCCTCGCCTGGGAGCCAGGCCTCTACAACAGCATTAACATATGGGAGAATATTCGTTATGGCTAGTGGCCTACCATTTATAAGTATAAGAACTATGGGCTTGCCAGTTTTATGTAACTCCTTTATCAGCTCCTCTTGAACTCCTGGGAGCTTTAGATCACTTCTATCAACACCTTCACCAGTGGTATGCTGCAACTCTTTCCGATTTAGTCCAAACCATGCAGGGTCCAAACCGCTTTTCTCACCCATTACAGCCACTATAACATCTGCTTCTCTAGCCGCTTTCAATGCCTCCTCGAAGCCACTTTTATCTTCTGAGGCAATGTCACAACCCTTAGCATACAAAACCTTAGTGTCTTTCGAGACCTTGTTTATTATCCCCTCCAAAACTGTTACGACCTTTACAGATGTTGTATTTCTTGCTAGATGTGCATCATAGTGATAGTCTCCCAACATATTCCTAGGCTCGTTTGCATTTGGTCCTATAACAGCTATGGTTCTTAGATTCTTTGGTAGTGGCAGAATTCCATCGTTTTTGAGAAGAACTATAGACTCTATAGCAGCCTCCAAAGCTAGTTTCCTATGTTCTGGGTTATCAAACGTTTCAGGTACTTTAGATTCGTCAACAAATGGATTATCTAATAACCCTAGAAGGGCCTTGACCATCAAAACCCGTTTAACTGCTCTATCAAGAAGGGATTCTGATATAACTCCATCTTTAACAGCTCTGATTACCTCATCGAAACATAGAATATCTGGGAATATAATGTCTACACCAGCCTCTAGAGCGGTTTTTACTGCCTCTACACAGTCCTTTGCAACTTTGTGAATTGTGTTGAGTTGTCTAACAGCATCGTAATCAGATACAACAATTCCCTTGAATCCCCATGAATCCCTTAACACATCTGTTAAGAGCCATTTGTTTGCATGGCATGGAACACCATCTATTTCATGATATGCAGGCATCACTGAAAGAGCTCCACCTACCTTAATACCAACTTCGAATGTGTATAGATGCTGTTCCATAAATTCCCTTAAGCCTATGTGTACAACCCCTATGTTTCTCCCACCCTCTGGAAAACCATGCCCTGCAAAATGCTTTGTAGTAGCGACAACACCTTTCGAAATTTCTTCTCCTTGAAGTCCTCTAATATATGCTAAGCCAATTGCGGATACAAGATATGGATCTTCGCCATACGTCTCTTCACATCTTCCCCAGCGAGGATCTCTACAAAGATCTAAAACAGGAGAGAGACAATGCCTTGACCCAACTGATATGACCTGCTCTCTTATGGCTGAAGCAACTCGGTATACAAGTTCTGGATACCATGTCGAAGCCAATGCTATTGCCTGTGGAAATACTGTTGCTGTTGAAGCAAGTAACCCAGCTAAACACTCTTCATGGACTATTGCTGGTATACCAAGTCTTGTTTTCTCAACAAGAAATCTCTGAATAGTGTTAATGATCCTAGCTGCTTCTTTAGGCTTAAAGCCTATATGAGAACCGCATACCCTAGTTATCTCGCCAATACCATACCTAAGAAGTTGCCTAGCCTTCTCTTCAGAGAACTCCCTCCCGTCTAATAATTTGTCGACAGGAATAGACTGTATTTGCGCAACCTTCTCCTCAACGGTCATTTTCTTTAGTAGGTCATTTATTCTCTTCTCAAAAGCTCTTGTATCAATACTCATGCAGATCACATAAAGTTCAAAATATCCTCGCCATTTTTAAGCTTTGTGAGCAATAGCTATTTGCTTCTCTTTCTAATGTACCTGACCTCAAAACCCATAACAATATACGTTATATATGCTCTCCTGCTTCTGAAAACCTTGCCACGACGTTCACATATGTAAACCAAGGCTCTCTACTATATAATATTAAAGAGGTTTAAAATGTTTGTACTCTGTCATGCTTTTGCCATGCCAAAATTAATAAAGAAGTTTTGAAGTTTCCAGATTTAGTATCTACAAAAATTGAAACTAACAGCAGTCTCATTAGCGCTAAGCATCATAGCAACTAGTATAGTTGCTATTGTCATAAACCTAATTCTCCTCTTTAAATTTCATGTTCATGATTGTAATTAAATAAAATATTAAGATAAAATGAAAAATCATGGAATTGGATACTGATGCTAAATTATATCTTCTCAGATTCCTCAATAATTTTCCTAATCTCTGTAAGATTCTCAACAACCCTCTCTATACCTGTGCCAACAGATTTTAGACGAGATCTCAAATCCTCTATCCTACTTTTCAACATAGCATTTTCTTTCTTAAGCCCCTCAACCTCTCTACTAAGCTTCGCAACCTCCTCAGGTTTTGCAGACTCTACAACAGGAATCGAAAGCTTCAGCTCACCTCTCACAAGCATTTCATAAGTTTCCTTAACTAGCCTACCAGCCTTTGTCTCTCCCCTCAAATGCTTCCTAATTGTCATCTCTGTTCTCCCAAGCTCTTCAGCTATTCTGTTTATTGGATAACCCGCTTTATCCATTGCTAGAGCTGCAGCCGCGACTGCTAAGCTGTCTAACCAGGTGGTGAACTCCTCGCCAGATAGAATCGTTTGAACAACATCTGATCTAAACATCGTCCCTATTATCAGCGCTGTTTCAAGTTGTTTTATCTCTCTTCTTGATAGCGGTGTCACAGGTATTTCAATAGGTATAGAAATTTCTTTGACAGGCAGAGACATTCTGACTCACCACGGAGTATATTCTTGTAGATAGAATTAAAAGTTTTAGATCATCTCAATGATTTCTCTAGACATATCTCTTCTCACATTGAACTCTGCTACTCTTCCGCTGTTCCATGCTTTCACAGGTCTGTAGTACCCCACTATTCTGCTCCACATGTCTAGTGGCTTTCCACAGCTTGGGCATTTAGATGCTCTTCCAACTGTTCTGTAGCCGCAGTATGGGCAGACAGCAACTGTTGGTGTTATAGACATGTATACTATGTCCGTGTCTCTGAGTGTTCTAGTCACAAACTTTGCCACTGCTTCTGGCGGTAGCTCTCTATCCACGAATATGTGCTTTATTACACCACCTGTGAATAGCTTTTGGCATTTGGACTCTATCTCTAGTTGCCATCTCAGATGGAGTGTTGTGTATGGTGGTGTTAGCTGGTTTGTGTAGAATGGTGCTTTTCTTCCATCTATTTCACCAACTGGTATGTATGCCGATAGGTCTTCTGATGTGTCCAGATTCTTTGCAAATTCTATGTCTTTCCATGCAAGTTTGACACCAAGCGTCTCCCCTGGAACCTCCTCGACGTTGTAGAGGACGTTGTCCTCTTCCTCAAACTCTGAGAGCCTCTTGTTGATGTAGCTTAGAATGTCGCTGTAAAGCTTCACTATCTTCGGTATGTTGCTTGGCTGTGCATTGAACCAGAAGAACGGGTCTCCAAGCATTATAGAGACGTATTCAGCCATTCCAATGACTCCTATGGTGTTGTAGTAGAATTTGAATGGGTCTACAGGATCTATGTACTCTCTCGTCATTGGGTACATACCCATCGCAAAGAGCTTTTGATACCTTGCCCTAAACCACATGAGGGTTGCCCTAGAGATTTCTAGGAGCTGGTCGAGCTTGTCAAACATTTTAGAGTCGTCGGATGTCCTTGCAATCATTGCAAGTCTAGGGAGGTTGATGACGACAACGTTTACAGAGCCTACAGATGGTGGCATGTCCCAAACACCTTTTGCTTGATGCAAAACCTCTCTAACCCTACCCATGTCTGATAGAAGCCTGCAGCAGAAGCTAAATATGTCCTCAGCCCTAGTGTTATAGCCGTTTAGGAAGTACATCTGACCTGTTTTCGCAATCATTGTCCAGTATGCTCTCCAGAGCTCTGGGTCACCATCGAGAATTTTCTCCATATCTCTGTTCATAATGGTTGTCGGTATCGGGAATGTAAATGGCTGGTGAACAGCATCGCCCTCAGCAAAAACCTCTGCAAAGGCCTTTACAACCAGCTTAGCCTCGTCCAAAAAGCTCTCATAGGTTTCTGGAGCGGATAGCCTGAATTTTTGATCAGATGCAGGAATTGGCTGGTTCATGTAGAACCTGTTGCTAACAGCGAAGACAACGTTTGAGAATGGACTCTGACCACTCTTAAGAGGATAGTTCAAGTTGTAGACAAATCTCTGAATATTCTGCTTTGCTGATTTGTAGTCTAAGCTGTCTCTTCTTATGAATGGTGATAACACAACATCTATGCCGTAGAGACCAACAGCACCTGTCCTCTCCTGGCTAAAGATATAAACAGCATTCACAAGCTGGTCAACAGCAGAATCAAGATGCTTAGGCGGCCTAGAGACGACGGTGGGCGTTCTAAGACCCTTTTCAATTATTAGCCTAGAATCAAGTCCTCCACAATAAGGCCTTGTGATTGAACCATCTCTAAGCTTGTAAATATATACCCAGCCCTCTTCATGCAGAATCAAAGATGATTTTGGAAGAAGCCTCTGAGCCTCCTCATAGATTGCCGAGCCCAGTACATGAGCCATCAAACCAGATATAGATATCGGAACATTGGCGTTGTCCCTAACAGCCCACTCCGAACCATTCAAATACTCCTCTATTAGAGACTGCCTAGACACTTCAATACACCTTAGCATTAGTTGTTTTTTGCATACATTCATTTTGTTCTACATTCATAATTACCCCCAGTTGCTTTCAACATGACCATAGTAATATCCTAGTATTATAGAGAATTGTAGGGGTTATTATTCAAGAGAGCTTACCGAATCTATAATTCATTTCAAAATCTAAAACCATCAACATATTTTTAAATTAAAAGAAAAAGAATTGTTATGAAAATGATGGTAAAGCTACATGCCTTCCCTAATTTCTTTTCTAATTCTATGAATAATTGCATAAATCCCTGCGATTGTTATAGTCATTAGCATACATGTTAATTGCATTGTGAATCCATAGTCTCCTTTAGATAAGTAGTAAACTATGACAATAATTTCTAAGATAAAAGCCCATATTAATATTGTTAAAAAATATCTATGTTGCTCTGCAGCTATGCTCACTATTCCCACTTCCACTTCCTATAAAGTGTTGGAACACTACTCAATAAGAGCTTTGTATATTCGTGCTTTGGACTCTTAACTATCTCATCCGGAGGTCCTTCATCAACTATTTTACCTTTGTACATAACAAGGATTCTATCAGATACGTAATATGCTAGTCCCATGTCATGTGTTATAAATACTGTGGATGTTCCATAGTCATCTCGCAAATTCATGAATAATTTTATTATCGCTCCTCTCATTGAAGCATCTATCATTGATACCGGCTCATCAGCTAATATAAGCTTTGGCTTTAGAAGCCAGCAACGCGCAATCATGAGCCTTTGTCTCTGGCCTCCTGAAAGCTGGTGGGGATATTTCCCAAGCACATCATCAGGCACAAGCCCTACATATGATAGTGCTTCTCTAACAAGTTTTTTACCCTCATTAGATCTCGGATCTATGCCTATTAGATTCAGAGCCTGGTTCAAAACTCTATCAACAGTGTAAAATGAATTATAACTTGCGTAAGGATCTTGAAAGACAGCATGAACTTTTTTCCAATAGTCCCTTAACTCGTCTTTCGAATTTATCTCTCTCCATATATCCTTTCCCTGAAACTTTACAACACCACTTGTTGGTGGCAACAGCCTCAGAAGAATTTTTGCAGTTGTTGTTTTTCCTGAACCACTCTCCCCAACAAGTGAAACTATTTCTCCTTCTCTGATGTCAAAAGATACATTATCAACTGCAACAATCCTTCTCTTTCTTATAAACCCTGCCTCATATACCTTTGTCAAGCCTCTAACTTCAACTAGGGGCATTTATCATCACCCCTACTTTTTTGCATAGAGCCAACACGCAACAAAACGGTTTTTCTCAACCTCTACCAAAGGAGGCTCCTCCCTCCTACAAACATCCATAGCAAACGGACACCTAGGATGAAACCTACAGCCAGGTGGCGGATTAGATAGATCTGGTGGCTGTCCTGGAATATACCTCAGTCCTCTTTTTCTAATTTCTTCCTCGGGCGTTAACACAGAGCCCATTAACCCATCTGTATATGGGTGTAGAGGTTTTCCCACAACATCTTCGACGGATCCGTCCTCAACTATTTTACCTGCATACATAACAACTATTCTTGTAGCAAGTTGCCTTACTGTAGCAATATCATGCGTTATAAATATAATGCTCTTTATAATATTTTTGTTGTAAACATCCAAGAACGTCTTCAGAACCATTTTCTGTGTAACAACATCAAGTGCTGATGTAGGTTCATCGGCTATAAGAAGCCTTGGATTTAAAAGGGTTGCAATTGCTATAACAGCTCTTTGCCTCATACCACCAGAAAGCTCGAATGGATACATATTTATAGCTATTTCGGGTAATCCTATCTCCTTGAATCTCTTTAAAGCAAGTCCAATAACTTCATCTTCATCTACATTGGGATCGTGGGATTTTACAACATCTAAAATTATTCTTCTAATCCTTAGTGTGGGCATTAATGCATTCAAAGCAGCTTGAGGAATTAAAGCAATTTCTCTTCCCCATATCTTCTCCTTCAAAGCTTCTTTATCAAGTTTTTGAAGCTCTAAAAAACTATTTCCTGTGAATAGTTTGACAGATCCGCCAATAAATAAAAGGGGAGGTCTAATATTCATCATAATAACATTTGCTAAAGTTGATTTTCCGCAGCCACTTTCGCCAACAATGCCAATAATTTCTCTTTCGAAGACTTTTAAAGAAACCCCATCTACAGCTCTAATAGTTCTCTGAATAGGCCCTATCACCTGCCTATAGTAAGCCCTTGTATTTTCAAGCTCAATTAAGGGAGCGCTCATAAGTTGCCACTTCAATGCCATTATATAATGCTTTAGTATGTTTTATAAACTTTGCTGTGTCATCCAGTGTAAACTGTAGGACAGATGCTTAACTATATATTTCTATATTTTATTCCTATATATTATTGCAACCTCTGCAACCTTCTGCTCTGTTGCTTCATCTTTATTAAACTCTGCAACAATAGTACCATTTTTCATAACAAGTATTCTATCACTCATATTCAGAACCTCTGGAAGTTCTGAAGATATTAGGATTACTGCTTTGCCCTCTTTGGCCGCTTCAACCATGAGCTTTCTAATTTCTACCTTTGCCCCTACATCAACACCATGGGTAGGTTCATCAAGTATTAAAACCTTTGCTCCAGCAGCCAAGAGCTTTGCTATGGCAACTTTTTGCCTGTTTCCTCCACTAAGATACATCGTTTTTCTATGAGGATCTCTTGGAACAATTCTGAGCCTCTCAATAAAGGAGTTGGTAATTTGATACTCTTTTCTCAAGTCAACTGGTGACATTAGACCCATTTCAAACAATTTTAGAGAACTGACTATCGGAAGTGATATATTCTCTTTGATACTCATGAGATATACCAAGGCCTGTCTCCAATCCTCGGGTAGGTAGACAATGCCATTCGCAATTGCATCAGAGGGCTTTCTTATATCTATGGGCCTGCCATTCAAAATGATTTCGCCTGATACCTTGGGTCTATAGCCTATCAGAGTCTGTGCCATCTCTGTTCTTCCAGAGCCGACAATTCCGTAAATTCCCAGTATCTCCCCTCTTCTAACATAGAATGACACATTCTTTATGAATCCAGTTGCATCAGAGAGGTTTCTAACCTCAAGAACCTTATCACCTATCTCTACGTATTCCTTTGGGAAAAACTCTTTAACTTCTCTAGCTATCATAGCCCTTATAATCTCATTTAAATCGAAATGCTCTTTCCAAAACTCCTTAACTATCTCTCCATCTCTCATAACAAGTATTCTATCAGCAACCCTCATAACCTCTTCAATCTTGTGACTAACGAAAATTATTGATATCCCCATTGACTTTAACTTCAACATTAACTTTAGTAGCTGCTCTACTTCAAAGGGTCCTAGAGCTGATGTGGGTTCATCAAAGGCAATCAGCTTTGCCTTGAAATACAGCGCCCTAGCAATCAATGTTATTTGAGCTACTGCAGCTCCAACATTCTTTCCCTTGATCCTTGGGTCAATATCTATACCAAGTTCCTTAAACAATTGACGTGCAATCTCTATCTCCTCAGACTCTGACTTTAGACGAAACATCCAGCCTTTCTCAGTACCAAGAAATATGTTCTCCGCCAAAGACAAGTTCCAAACTAATACAATATCTTGTGGTATATACATAATACCATGTTTCAGCGCCTCCAACGGAGACGAAAATTCAACTGCTCTTCCAAGCCAAGTTATTTTGCCACTATCCTTCCTTATAACGCCTGCCAAAACTTTTAGGAGAGTTGACTTCCCTGCACCATTTTCTCCAACGAGCCCTAGAATCTCGGCCTCTCTAACCTTCATAGAAACATTCCTTACAGCAACAACGCCCGGAAATCTCTTCCAAATATTTTCAGCCGATAAAATAACTCCTTTCTCGCTCAACTGCATCACTTTAACAGTTATTTTACTGGTTGCTATCCCATATTGAAAGTTGAAAAGCTTAAATTTTTTCAACATTCTAATTTCTTGCCTAGAGGTTGCAACGATGAGCATGAGGTTAGAGGATATAATAAGGGGTAGGGTAACACTATTCAATATATTCATAGCAATACTGGTAATAGCCATTATTACAGGCTTTATAAATCCCAAGTTTTGGGAGCCTGGCAACTGGCAAGCTCTTCTAACATGGTATCTGGGTCTTAGTGTCTTAGCTATGGGAGAGTCAATGGTTTTA
It contains:
- a CDS encoding sugar ABC transporter ATP-binding protein — encoded protein: MSEKGVILSAENIWKRFPGVVAVRNVSMKVREAEILGLVGENGAGKSTLLKVLAGVIRKDSGKITWLGRAVEFSSPLEALKHGIMYIPQDIVLVWNLSLAENIFLGTEKGWMFRLKSESEEIEIARQLFKELGIDIDPRIKGKNVGAAVAQITLIARALYFKAKLIAFDEPTSALGPFEVEQLLKLMLKLKSMGISIIFVSHKIEEVMRVADRILVMRDGEIVKEFWKEHFDLNEIIRAMIAREVKEFFPKEYVEIGDKVLEVRNLSDATGFIKNVSFYVRRGEILGIYGIVGSGRTEMAQTLIGYRPKVSGEIILNGRPIDIRKPSDAIANGIVYLPEDWRQALVYLMSIKENISLPIVSSLKLFEMGLMSPVDLRKEYQITNSFIERLRIVPRDPHRKTMYLSGGNRQKVAIAKLLAAGAKVLILDEPTHGVDVGAKVEIRKLMVEAAKEGKAVILISSELPEVLNMSDRILVMKNGTIVAEFNKDEATEQKVAEVAIIYRNKI
- a CDS encoding glycoside hydrolase family 3 N-terminal domain-containing protein yields the protein MSIDTRAFEKRINDLLKKMTVEEKVAQIQSIPVDKLLDGREFSEEKARQLLRYGIGEITRVCGSHIGFKPKEAARIINTIQRFLVEKTRLGIPAIVHEECLAGLLASTATVFPQAIALASTWYPELVYRVASAIREQVISVGSRHCLSPVLDLCRDPRWGRCEETYGEDPYLVSAIGLAYIRGLQGEEISKGVVATTKHFAGHGFPEGGRNIGVVHIGLREFMEQHLYTFEVGIKVGGALSVMPAYHEIDGVPCHANKWLLTDVLRDSWGFKGIVVSDYDAVRQLNTIHKVAKDCVEAVKTALEAGVDIIFPDILCFDEVIRAVKDGVISESLLDRAVKRVLMVKALLGLLDNPFVDESKVPETFDNPEHRKLALEAAIESIVLLKNDGILPLPKNLRTIAVIGPNANEPRNMLGDYHYDAHLARNTTSVKVVTVLEGIINKVSKDTKVLYAKGCDIASEDKSGFEEALKAAREADVIVAVMGEKSGLDPAWFGLNRKELQHTTGEGVDRSDLKLPGVQEELIKELHKTGKPIVLILINGRPLAITNILPYVNAVVEAWLPGEEGGNAIAEVLFGDAEPGGRLPVSIPKSVGQVPVYYSRKPSSFRDYIDLDAKPLFPFGFGLSYTQFRYSNLIIKTPEVKPFGVVEIEVTVENIGNRPGKEVVQLYISKEFSSVTRPVKELKGFKKIYLIPGQSKRIIFRIPTEALAFYDRDMHLVIEPGEYKVMVGRNSEDTQLEGKFKIVGEKQIVYHRQHYFSEALES
- the nrdD gene encoding anaerobic ribonucleoside-triphosphate reductase — protein: MSRQSLIEEYLNGSEWAVRDNANVPISISGLMAHVLGSAIYEEAQRLLPKSSLILHEEGWVYIYKLRDGSITRPYCGGLDSRLIIEKGLRTPTVVSRPPKHLDSAVDQLVNAVYIFSQERTGAVGLYGIDVVLSPFIRRDSLDYKSAKQNIQRFVYNLNYPLKSGQSPFSNVVFAVSNRFYMNQPIPASDQKFRLSAPETYESFLDEAKLVVKAFAEVFAEGDAVHQPFTFPIPTTIMNRDMEKILDGDPELWRAYWTMIAKTGQMYFLNGYNTRAEDIFSFCCRLLSDMGRVREVLHQAKGVWDMPPSVGSVNVVVINLPRLAMIARTSDDSKMFDKLDQLLEISRATLMWFRARYQKLFAMGMYPMTREYIDPVDPFKFYYNTIGVIGMAEYVSIMLGDPFFWFNAQPSNIPKIVKLYSDILSYINKRLSEFEEEDNVLYNVEEVPGETLGVKLAWKDIEFAKNLDTSEDLSAYIPVGEIDGRKAPFYTNQLTPPYTTLHLRWQLEIESKCQKLFTGGVIKHIFVDRELPPEAVAKFVTRTLRDTDIVYMSITPTVAVCPYCGYRTVGRASKCPSCGKPLDMWSRIVGYYRPVKAWNSGRVAEFNVRRDMSREIIEMI
- a CDS encoding ABC transporter ATP-binding protein — its product is MSAPLIELENTRAYYRQVIGPIQRTIRAVDGVSLKVFEREIIGIVGESGCGKSTLANVIMMNIRPPLLFIGGSVKLFTGNSFLELQKLDKEALKEKIWGREIALIPQAALNALMPTLRIRRIILDVVKSHDPNVDEDEVIGLALKRFKEIGLPEIAINMYPFELSGGMRQRAVIAIATLLNPRLLIADEPTSALDVVTQKMVLKTFLDVYNKNIIKSIIFITHDIATVRQLATRIVVMYAGKIVEDGSVEDVVGKPLHPYTDGLMGSVLTPEEEIRKRGLRYIPGQPPDLSNPPPGCRFHPRCPFAMDVCRREEPPLVEVEKNRFVACWLYAKK
- a CDS encoding ATP-binding cassette domain-containing protein, with the translated sequence MPLVEVRGLTKVYEAGFIRKRRIVAVDNVSFDIREGEIVSLVGESGSGKTTTAKILLRLLPPTSGVVKFQGKDIWREINSKDELRDYWKKVHAVFQDPYASYNSFYTVDRVLNQALNLIGIDPRSNEGKKLVREALSYVGLVPDDVLGKYPHQLSGGQRQRLMIARCWLLKPKLILADEPVSMIDASMRGAIIKLFMNLRDDYGTSTVFITHDMGLAYYVSDRILVMYKGKIVDEGPPDEIVKSPKHEYTKLLLSSVPTLYRKWKWE